GCTTTGGCGCGGGCTTGTTCCTCGGCCGCTTCGAGCCCTCCTGCGGCGGGATACTGGATGGTGATTCGCCCGATTCCGTGTGGAATTCCGTTGATCGCTTCTGCGAGGTCGTCCACCATGAGGTGGACATCAAGTCTTAGACCGGCTTGGGTTGCCAATCGATCGATTTCTTCCGCTTGGACGCCTTCCTGGCCCAGGTATCGTCCGGCGATCATGTCGGCGTGGACCCAGTGGCCGGCGCCGAGGAGACGGTCGGCGAGGCTTTGCCTTTGATGCGCAGGGACGGCGATGAGGCTTCCTGAGAGGATGATCCCGGCCTGCTGTGCTTTGTCCTCGAGTTCTGTGTTCACTGCTGCCGGTCCGATCCGCGCCAGTCCGCTGCGACTTTGTACCTCTTCGTATTGGAGCCCTGCGGGCAGCCGCGGGGGCGCCGACTCTTCGGTGTCAGCCAAGATATGCCTTGTGCAGTGTCTCGGGGCTCCTGAGCAGCACGTCGGCACTGCCGGAATACGTGACGCGCCCGCCAGTGAACACCAGTGCATCCGTGGCAATCTGCAGGGCCAAGTGGGCGAACTGTTCCACCAACAGAACGCCCACGCCCGTGTCAGCGATATGTTTCACAATGGGCATGAGCCGCAGGAAGACCACCGGCGCCAACCCGAGGGACATCTCGTCTATCAGCAGCAACTTCGGCTGTGCAGCGAAGGCACGTGCCAGGACCACCATCTGCTGTTCCCCGCCGGAAAGCAGGCCAGTTGCAGATGTGAGCCGTTTCTCCAGTTCGGGGAACAACGCCAGCGCGCCGTCGAAGTCCGACGTGGTTCTGGCTGTGATTTCAAGGTTTTCCCGAACCGTCAGCGACGGAAAAACCGCCCTGCCCTGCTCCACATGCGCGATACCCAGCTTGGCGCGTTTCCGTCGCGACATCGTGGTGATGTCCGTGCCGTCGACCACGATCTTGCCGGCGCTGGCCTGGACAACTCCGGACACTGCTTCCAGCAAGCTGGTCTTACCTGCCCCGTTAGGCCCCACGAGGGCGGTTATGGTTCCTGGTCTAACCGTCAACGAAACGCCGGAAACAACAGGCCCTGCGCCGCGGCTTATCGCTACCTCGTAGAGTGTCAGCGTTGTCATATCAGCTCCGTTTCGCCCATGTAGGCCTTGAGGACTTTCGGATCGGAAAGAACTTCTTCCTGTTCACCGCTTGCCAGCACTTCACCGAAATCCAGCACGGTGATGTACTGGCAGACGCTGCGCACCAGATCCAGATCATGTTCGATGATCAGGATCGCGGTCCCGTAGCGCTGCGGAACCTGCCGCAGCCTCTGGCCGAAGGCGATGTGTTCTTGGTGGGAGAGGCCCGCGGCCGGTTCGTCCAGAACCAGCAGCCGGGGACGGGCGGCGATGTTGGCAGCGACCTCGATAATCCGGCGCGTGCCGACATCGACGTTGGAGATTTTTTCTCCGGGCCCCGGACAACCGAAGAAGTCCAGGAGGCCCGTGATCTCGTCCCGGCTCGACTGCCCGCGGGTGATGAACTTCATGTACTCGTAAACCGTGAGGCTCGGCGGCACCCGGTCCTGCTGGAACGTGCGCCTCAGTCCGGTACGCGCCCTGTGGTGGGGCGCCAAGTCGTTAAGCCGGTCCTCGCCGAGCCAGACCTCGCCCGCATGCTGGGGCAGGAACCCCGATACGGCATCAACAAACGTGGACTTGCCGGCGCCGTTCGGGCCGATCAAGCCGACGATTGTCCCTTCGGAGACAGTCATGTTCACGTTGTGAAGCGCCTTGATTTGTCCGAACTGGACGGTAAGGTTCTCGACTTTGAGCAAGACCTTTCCCTCAACTGCGGCATGGAAGGGGGCTTCGGGTGTTTCCTCAAGCAGAGACGGCAGGACGGCCGTGGCCGGGTCGGATCTGCCCTGCTTGCGGCGAAGGAGGGCGTTGCGGATGTCTTGGCCAAGATTCGAATTGCTGGTCAGCGCCTGGATGCCCATGGCACCGAAGACGACCAGGCCCCAGTCCTGGGGGATACCCCAGCGCTTGAGCAGTTCCGGAATCAGCACCCACAGGATGCCCCCGAACAAAGCCATTTCAATTAAGTGCGCGCCGGCGACTATGGACAGCACGTAGAGAGCCAAAGACTGGAGCGTGGTAAAGCCGGAGGGAAACGCTGTGGACACCTGGCCGGCCATGAGGCCACCGGCTATTCCAGCGATCGCTGAACTGGCCGCGAAGGCGGTCAGCTTGGCGATCCGTACACTGCTGCCCGCCGAAGCTGTGCCTCGTTCGGAGAAGGCGACCGCCCGCCAGCTGCTGCCCCAGCGGCTCTTCTGTAGGAAGAACACGGCCAGAGCGAGGGCAACCAACACGATAATTGTCAGAAAAAAGTACGACCGGTCCGTACTGAACAATTCGGGCCGCTGAATCTTGGTGCCGCTCACTGCCCCTGGGAATTGGGTTTTCATCAGGGTCAGGTCTGCCGCGGCCGCGAAACCGAGAGTGACAACGGCAAGATTGACACCTCGCAGCCGCAATGCCGGCAAGCCAATGATGGTACCCGCCACTCCCGCGACGATGCCGCCTGCCACCACCCAGACAAGCAGACCGCCCGGTGCTCCCACCACATTTAGCCAGGATACGATCCAAGCTCCGACCGCGGCGAACGTAAGTTGGCACAGGACAATCATGCCAGCGGTCCCCGTGACGACGCCCAGCCCGATCAGCGAAATGGTGGCGACGATCGCCGTCGTCGCCAGATACACGAGGTAGCCGGGAAGCAGCATGCTGACCAGCCATCCGGCGACCAGTGCTGCAGCACCAATGGCGAGGGCAGTTCCTGGCCGCGACGAAACGGCATTTCTAGCGAGCTGCATCCCACACCTCCCGGCGCTGGTTCCAGAGAAGGAAGACGACAATTACGACGAGCGGTATCCAGTCCCTCAAGAGGATCAGTTGGCTGAATTGGGCAGCAGCGCCTTGAGTCATTCCCAGTAACAGCCCTCCGATCAGGGCGAGGTCCAGTCGTTTGAAACCACCAAGCAAGGCCGCTGCCGACGCGGAAATCACCAACATCGAAAGCGACACCGCATCGCTGGTCTGGGTCGGAGCGACAACGGCGATGGCTATCCCTACGATGATGCCCGTTACGGCCCACACCCCGATGGCAAGTGGCTTGACCGGCACACCCAGTAGTTCGGCGGCAACAGGCCGGTCGGCGATGGCCCTGAGTTTGACGCCGATAGTCGTCTTGCCCAGTACCAGTTTCGCCGCGACGGAAACGACAACGGCGAGTATGACCATGACGACGGTTACCTGGCTGATAACCACGCCCTGGAAGGTGAAGGCCGGACCGGAGAAGACGGCGCGGAACGTTTTGGGTTTAGTGCCGAACAGAATGAAAGACATGGATATCAGGAGCAGAAGAGCAGCCACGGTCACTGCGGAACGGGCGCTGATGGACGCCTCCGGCAACCAGGTGGCGATAATCATGCCCAGCCCTGCTGACATCAGTGCACCGACGACAATCCCCAAGGCGATCGCGGGCACTTGGGGAACCCCCATGCCGGCAAACGAGACGGCAAGGAAAGCCCCGAACATGCCGACGGCGGCTTGGGAGAAGTTGATGACCCGCACCAATTGGGCCATGAGCGTAAGGCAGACTGCGATGACGGCGTAAACGCCGCCGGCGGCAAGGCCTGCGAATGCACCCTGAAGCATTGCTGTGCCTCCTCGGGAAGCTCGAAAATGAATGTGGATTAGGGGTACAACGGACAGGCGGGCGGTGCAGCAGCACCGCCGGCCGGACGCCTGGGCGGGTATTATTTCACCGTCATCCAGTCGTTGGCCGCGCTCTCCCAGGTCGTAGATCCAGGACGGATGGTGATCGGCCAGCCCGCAGTATTTGACGAGTGGCTGTCACCGGCACCAAAGATAAAGGGGGTGCCGGTCATAGCGTTCTCGGATGGTCTTGTTTGGGCCTTGAAGGCTGCGGCCACCGTCTCATGCGTCACGTCCCCCTTGATGGTCCTGAGCGTTTCGAGAAAGTGGGTCGCTGCCAGGTAGCCGCCCTGACCGAAAGAGGTCAGCGGAATGTTGTTCTTTTCCATGAGTTCCCTCCAGTCGTCGTTCGCTGCGATTCCATCTACCGTGTAAGGGGAGAACTCCGCCGGCACATAGACACCCTTGCCGACAAAGCTTGCCGCTTGGGCGAACTGCTCTGAGTAGGCGGAGGTCAGGAACAGGAATGTCATATCTTTCATGCCCTGGGCTTCTGCAGCCTTCAACACGCCGCTGGCGTCCGGTTCGACACCGTTGGAGAATATGGCGTCGCAGCCGGCTTCCTTGGCTTTGACAACGTAAGGGGTGAAATCCGGCGCTCCATACGGGACCGTGTCATCCAGCATGGCGAAGGTTTTACCAGTCGCCTTGCTCCACGCATCAAAGGCCTTTTGGTAGGCCGGCCGGGTGGATCCGGCGATCTCCAGAAGGCCGCAGATCTTTTTCAGGCCCAGTTTTTCGCTGCCGTAGGTGAGGGTGAGCTGGCTGTCAAGATAGGGGCCGGAATTGACGGGGGAAATGCTCGGGGTACTGAAGCAGTTAGGGTCTACGCCGGTGCCCTGAATAGAGACCAAGCCTTCCTGCTCGTAGTACTTGGAGTTGACCTCGCAGTCCAGCAGGCTGGCCGAGCCAACCAGGGCCACGGCCCCTTTGCCTACTGCATCCCGCGCGGCTGCCGTGGCAGCCGCCGGGTCGCTCTTGTCATCGAGTACCTCGTACTGGATGGGCCTGCCGTTCAAGCCGCCGTCGGCGTTGAACTTGTCGAAAACCGCCTTGGCTGCCTGCGACGCTTCCGAGAACGTGACCGGGCCGCTGAGCGCGTTGACCGAGGCGACGACGATCGGCTGCCCCGCGGCGGTCGAGCCGGTTGCATTGCCTCCGCAGGCTGTTAATGCCATCAGGCAGACGGCGCTGATGGCTGTTGCTGCCAGTGATTTCTTGCTCATGTGGAACTTCCCTCTCGCGTCACGGACGGACGCCGATGTCCGTTCGTTGGTACTCGGACTTCCCCGGAATCCTTGCTGATGCCAATTTACGGATCGGGCTATCCCCGCGCATTGTCGAAATAGGCATGCCACTTGTCAGAATGCGAAGGACCTCGTTTGGAGCCACTGAGCTGGATGTAGATTGGTGACCAGCGGACGGCTGGGCTCAGGCCGGGGACCTCGAGGGGAATCCGGGACGCCCAGGGCAGGTCACCGCGAGGACTGTGCAGGAGTTACGTCGCCGGGATCCAGATTCGGGTGACTTTCCCCGAAACGCGCCTAAGATGTTATCCGGATCACAACGCAGTATCTCGTCGGCATATTCTCATCGGCCCCCAATGGGGAGGGTCAGGCGATGAAGAGAAGAGGGCAAAGTGGCACTCACACTGTCATCGCGGCAAGAAGTCGCGACAGCGGAAGCGCCAGACTTCGAGACTTGGCGCCAACTCGTCACTCAGTCGTTTGTCCCACTGGACGTTACGTGTGACAGCAAGGAGAACTTCCACGGCAGGATGCGTTCCCGCTCCATGGGAGACGTGTCCGCAGTGGAGGTTTCAGCCGACGGCCATCACGTCCTCCGGAAGCCATCCCTGATTCGGGAATCCGACGGCCATTACTTCAAGTTGAGCATCATGCTCGCCGGCTCCGGACTTCTGGTCCAGGACAACAGGGAGGCCCTGCTGCTGCCAGGAGACATCGCTGTTTATGACACCCAGCGCCCCTACACGCTGGCCTTCGATGATAAGTTCCGATGCTTGGTGCTGATGTTTCCGCCGCAACTGATGGACCTGCCAGTCAGTTCAGTGGGTCAGCTCACAGCCGTCAGGATGGGCAGAGACGAACGGCTAGGCCGGGTTATCAGTCCGTTCCTGGTGGAAATAGCGCGCAACCTCGATCAATTTTCGGATGCCATTGGCACGAGATTGGCGTACAACGCCGTGGACCTCGTCACCACCATGTTCTCCTCAGAGTTGGATCTGTCCAAAGGGCCAGCCAGCAACCCGCGAGCCGAACTGATGCTTCGTATCCGAGCTTTCATCGAGGCCAACCTCGGCGATTCGGACCTGAATCTGGCAACAGTGGCGGCGGCTCATTTCATCTCCACCCGCTATCTGCACAACCTCTTTCATGAGGAGAACGAAT
This genomic window from Arthrobacter sp. 24S4-2 contains:
- a CDS encoding ABC transporter ATP-binding protein, with amino-acid sequence MTTLTLYEVAISRGAGPVVSGVSLTVRPGTITALVGPNGAGKTSLLEAVSGVVQASAGKIVVDGTDITTMSRRKRAKLGIAHVEQGRAVFPSLTVRENLEITARTTSDFDGALALFPELEKRLTSATGLLSGGEQQMVVLARAFAAQPKLLLIDEMSLGLAPVVFLRLMPIVKHIADTGVGVLLVEQFAHLALQIATDALVFTGGRVTYSGSADVLLRSPETLHKAYLG
- a CDS encoding ATP-binding cassette domain-containing protein, with product MQLARNAVSSRPGTALAIGAAALVAGWLVSMLLPGYLVYLATTAIVATISLIGLGVVTGTAGMIVLCQLTFAAVGAWIVSWLNVVGAPGGLLVWVVAGGIVAGVAGTIIGLPALRLRGVNLAVVTLGFAAAADLTLMKTQFPGAVSGTKIQRPELFSTDRSYFFLTIIVLVALALAVFFLQKSRWGSSWRAVAFSERGTASAGSSVRIAKLTAFAASSAIAGIAGGLMAGQVSTAFPSGFTTLQSLALYVLSIVAGAHLIEMALFGGILWVLIPELLKRWGIPQDWGLVVFGAMGIQALTSNSNLGQDIRNALLRRKQGRSDPATAVLPSLLEETPEAPFHAAVEGKVLLKVENLTVQFGQIKALHNVNMTVSEGTIVGLIGPNGAGKSTFVDAVSGFLPQHAGEVWLGEDRLNDLAPHHRARTGLRRTFQQDRVPPSLTVYEYMKFITRGQSSRDEITGLLDFFGCPGPGEKISNVDVGTRRIIEVAANIAARPRLLVLDEPAAGLSHQEHIAFGQRLRQVPQRYGTAILIIEHDLDLVRSVCQYITVLDFGEVLASGEQEEVLSDPKVLKAYMGETELI
- a CDS encoding branched-chain amino acid ABC transporter permease: MLQGAFAGLAAGGVYAVIAVCLTLMAQLVRVINFSQAAVGMFGAFLAVSFAGMGVPQVPAIALGIVVGALMSAGLGMIIATWLPEASISARSAVTVAALLLLISMSFILFGTKPKTFRAVFSGPAFTFQGVVISQVTVVMVILAVVVSVAAKLVLGKTTIGVKLRAIADRPVAAELLGVPVKPLAIGVWAVTGIIVGIAIAVVAPTQTSDAVSLSMLVISASAAALLGGFKRLDLALIGGLLLGMTQGAAAQFSQLILLRDWIPLVVIVVFLLWNQRREVWDAAR
- a CDS encoding ABC transporter substrate-binding protein — its product is MSKKSLAATAISAVCLMALTACGGNATGSTAAGQPIVVASVNALSGPVTFSEASQAAKAVFDKFNADGGLNGRPIQYEVLDDKSDPAAATAAARDAVGKGAVALVGSASLLDCEVNSKYYEQEGLVSIQGTGVDPNCFSTPSISPVNSGPYLDSQLTLTYGSEKLGLKKICGLLEIAGSTRPAYQKAFDAWSKATGKTFAMLDDTVPYGAPDFTPYVVKAKEAGCDAIFSNGVEPDASGVLKAAEAQGMKDMTFLFLTSAYSEQFAQAASFVGKGVYVPAEFSPYTVDGIAANDDWRELMEKNNIPLTSFGQGGYLAATHFLETLRTIKGDVTHETVAAAFKAQTRPSENAMTGTPFIFGAGDSHSSNTAGWPITIRPGSTTWESAANDWMTVK
- a CDS encoding helix-turn-helix domain-containing protein; translated protein: MALTLSSRQEVATAEAPDFETWRQLVTQSFVPLDVTCDSKENFHGRMRSRSMGDVSAVEVSADGHHVLRKPSLIRESDGHYFKLSIMLAGSGLLVQDNREALLLPGDIAVYDTQRPYTLAFDDKFRCLVLMFPPQLMDLPVSSVGQLTAVRMGRDERLGRVISPFLVEIARNLDQFSDAIGTRLAYNAVDLVTTMFSSELDLSKGPASNPRAELMLRIRAFIEANLGDSDLNLATVAAAHFISTRYLHNLFHEENESAANWIRNRRLERCRRELKDPVHSYRSISSIAAKWGFADAAHFSRLFRTAFGETPSNYRER